The genomic region GGTCCGCGACCTGATCAAGTTTATCGCCAGTCGGTAACGGCTCTCATGCAACCATATTGTTAAGCGGAGTATCACCGGCTAGACGGTGCCCGGCACCAGCGTCATTGCGAGGCGAAGCCGAAGCAATCTCACAGTCCTTCAGGGTCACGACGTTAGGATTGTCGTGCTCCCCTTGGTCGCTCGCAATGACCATAACGCAGGATTGATGTTTGTTGCGATAGTACATTGCAGACGTTTTCTCGCACAGTGAGTGATATGGCTAAACTCTGTATTGATGACCTGCAGCTTCAGGGGCAGCGACTTTTGATGCGTGTTGATTTTAACGTCCCGATCGATGAGCAAGGGGCGATCACCGACGATACGCGCATCCGCGGCGCCCTTCCGACGATCAGCTACGCGGTCCAACATGGCGCGAAGGTCTTACTCATCTCCCACCTCGGCCGGCCCAAGGGCGGACCCAACCCGAAGTACAGTCTCGGGCCGGCGGCTGGACGGCTGACCGCATTGCTGGGCCGTCCGGTCGAGATGGCCGAGGATTGTGTGGGACCGCAGGTGAAGGCCAGGATCGACAGGATGGAGTCTGGGGATGTGCTGATGTTGGAGAACTGCCGCTTTCATCCGGAAGAAGAAAAGAACGATGAGGCGTTCTCCAAGGCACTGGCCGAGCTGTGTGATCTGTACGTCAACGACGCCTTCGGCACGGCCCACCGCGCCCATGCCTCCACCGTTGGCGTGACACGATTCGTGAAGTCCTCGGCGTGCGGTTTTCTGATGCAGAAGGAGCTCAAACAGCTTGGCGCGCTGCTCGATCATCCTGCGCGCCCTTTCATCGCCATCCTTGGCGGCGCGAAGGTGTCGGATAAGATCGGTGTGTTGGCCAATCTGTTGCCGAAGGTGGATGGTTTCCTGATCGGTGGCGGCATGGCTTACACCTTCCTGAAGGCTCAAGGGCAGGAGGTCGGAGGCTCTCGAGTAGAGGCCGATGGGCTGAAGGTGGCGCAGGAGACGATGGAGCAGGCCGGTCGTTCGAATGTGGCGATCCATCTGCCAAGCGACCACGTGATTGCCGAGCGGATCGACGCGAACGCGACGACTAGGACCGTCGATGGGGCTATCCCGACCGGTTTCATGGGGCTTGACATCGGTTCCGCGACGGTCGGCCGTTTCGTACGCGAAATCGAGCGAGCCAAGACGATCCTATGGAATGGGCCGATGGGTGTCTTTGAGTTGTTGCCTTTCCAGGCGGGAACGTTTGCCCTAGCCAAAGCGGTCGCGACCTCGGGCGCGCATTCAGTGATCGGGGGCGGGGATACGGCGGCTGCCGTCGTTCAAGCGGGAGTCGCCGATCGGATGACCCACATCTCGACGGGAGGAGGCGCATCCCTGGAGTTTTTGG from Candidatus Methylomirabilis lanthanidiphila harbors:
- the pgk/tpi gene encoding Bifunctional PGK/TIM yields the protein MAKLCIDDLQLQGQRLLMRVDFNVPIDEQGAITDDTRIRGALPTISYAVQHGAKVLLISHLGRPKGGPNPKYSLGPAAGRLTALLGRPVEMAEDCVGPQVKARIDRMESGDVLMLENCRFHPEEEKNDEAFSKALAELCDLYVNDAFGTAHRAHASTVGVTRFVKSSACGFLMQKELKQLGALLDHPARPFIAILGGAKVSDKIGVLANLLPKVDGFLIGGGMAYTFLKAQGQEVGGSRVEADGLKVAQETMEQAGRSNVAIHLPSDHVIAERIDANATTRTVDGAIPTGFMGLDIGSATVGRFVREIERAKTILWNGPMGVFELLPFQAGTFALAKAVATSGAHSVIGGGDTAAAVVQAGVADRMTHISTGGGASLEFLEGKELPGIAALTDKN